From one Salmo trutta unplaced genomic scaffold, fSalTru1.1, whole genome shotgun sequence genomic stretch:
- the LOC115185801 gene encoding CD164 sialomucin-like 2 protein, producing MRRLELKALCAALLVFAVVSSTSCQSDSSDCSQAESCDLCVGDSTLNLTGCVWRVCANGNDTGCVSDQDDSQNCNVTSDPDMCTVIEIEAEGKGDSDGSPAEPSEFSQASFDLSSFIGGIILVLCVQAGGFFTMRFLKKDATYDPIEQPA from the exons ATGCGACGGTTAGAGCTAAAGGCCCTCTGTGCAGCATTGCTGGTCTTTGCAGTGGTGAGCTCCACTTCCTGTCAGTCGGACTCTTCAG ACTGCTCCCAGGCTGAGTCATGTGACCTGTGTGTTGGAGACTCCACCCTCAACTTGACTGGCTGTGTCTGGAGGGTCTGTGCGAACG GCAATGATACTGGGTGTGTGTCCGATCAGGATGATTCTCAGAACTGTAATGTGACAAGTGACCCAGACATGTGTACAG TCATAGAGATCGAGGCAGAAGGTAAAGGGGACTCAG ATGGGTCTCCTGCAGAGCCGTCAGAGTTCTCTCAGGCCAGCTTCGACCTGTCCAGTTTCATCGGAGGCATCATCCTGGTGCTGTGTGTCCAGGCCGGGGGCTTCTTCACCATGCGCTTCCTCAAGAAAGATGCCACCTACGACCCtat agagcagccagcctag
- the LOC115185804 gene encoding G-protein coupled receptor 3-like, translating into MTQNDSDLWFEESSGSGMSSHLSLLDQSDPTAVPEASPLSLWGVVLCVSGTLIVSENAIVVAAILATPSLRAPVFLLLASLALADLLAGVALILHFLFLFCVEPTDWSELMTAGLLATSLTASLLSLMGVALDRYLSLSHALTYGSRHSRRCAAGLLALVWLGSCLIGSGPVLGWHCLNDITSCSVARPLTRTYLSLLCGGFLLVVMVTLQLYTGICRVARRHAHAIATQRHFLPDDQSYASKHGGRGKGLSRLLLVLGVFVSCWTPFALYGLLGDASSSPLYTYATLVPAAGNSLLNPLLYSLRNRDIRLVLLHACCPHRHNTHRPVDV; encoded by the coding sequence ATGACCCAAAATGACTCTGACCTCTGGTTCGAGGAGTCTTCAGGTTCAGGGATGTCTTCACATCTTTCCCTGCTGGACCAATCAGATCCCACGGCTGTGCCTGAGGCCTCACCTCTCAGCCTATGGGGAGTGGTACTGTGCGTATCGGGAACTCTCATCGTGTCCGAAAACGCCATCGTAGTGGCTGCCATCTTGGCCACGCCTTCTCTCCGAGCTCCTGTCTTCCTACTCCTTGCCAGTCTGGCATTAGCTGACCTGCTGGCGGGCGTGGCTTTGATCCTccacttcctcttcctgttttGTGTGGAGCCCACTGATTGGTCGGAGCTGATGACGGCAGGGTTGCTGGCGACATCACTGACGGCCTCCCTCCTCAGCCTGATGGGCGTGGCCCTGGATCGTTACCTGTCTCTAAGCCACGCCCTCACCTACGGCTCCCGCCACTCGCGCCGCTGTGCCGCTGGTCTTCTGGCACTCGTCTGGCTGGGGTCGTGTCTGATTGGCTCGGGGCCGGTGCTGGGGTGGCACTGCCTCAATGACATCACATCCTGTTCCGTTGCGCGACCCCTGACCCGGACATACCTGTCGTTGCTCTGCGGCGGCTTCCTTCTGGTCGTCATGGTCACGCTGCAGCTGTACACCGGGATTTGCCGTGTCGCAAGGAGGCACGCCCACGCCATCGCCACGCAGAGGCACTTCCTGCCTGACGACCAATCGTATGCCAGCAAGCACGGGGGCCGGGGTAAGGGACTCTCTCGGCTGTTGTTAGTCCTTGGAGTGTTCGTCAGCTGCTGGACGCCCTTCGCCCTCTACGGTTTGCTGGGCGACGCATCTAGCTCGCCCCTGTATACGTACGCCACGCTAGTGCCGGCGGCGGGGAACTCTCTGCTCAACCCTCTACTGTATAGCCTGAGAAACAGAGACATACGACTGGTGCTGCTGCACGCCTGCTGTCctcacagacacaacacacacaggcctgTTGATGTGtag